CCCTACGCCGGGGTGACGGAGGTGCTGCGGACGCTGCGCGAGCGCGGCTACCTGCTCGCCGTGGCCACCACGAAGCGCCCCGACATGGCCCGCAGCTTCGTCGACGCGATGGGACTGGGGCCGCTGCTGCACCACGTGCAGGGCACGGAGGGCTTTCCGCACAAGCCCGCGCCGGACGTCCTCCACCACGCCCTGGCGGCGCTGGGCACGGGGGGGCTGTGGATGGTGGGGGATACCGCGCTGGACGTGCGCGCGGGCCAGGCCGCGGGGCTGCGGACCTACGCCGTGACGTGGGGCACGCATCCCGAGGACGTGCTCGCGAGCGCGTCGCCGGACGAGCTGCAGCCCGACTTGCAGCGGCTGCTGGCGCACCTGCCGCCGCTGGCGTGAGCGGGGGCGCGGTGGGGCCCGCCTCACGACGAGGCGCGGCCCATCGCACGACCCGGGTGGACTCAGTCCGCCGCCATGCCCGGGCACTTGCCGGTGGCCAGGTACTTGGCGTTCCGGTGGATTTCGGAGCTCAGCTTGTCCTGCCGGGCCGGGTCCACGGCGGTGTAGACGATGACGACTCCCTGCGGAGCGTCATGCACGCTGGCCACGGACGGC
This genomic window from Myxococcus hansupus contains:
- a CDS encoding HAD family hydrolase, translating into MSASPPRGILFDLDGTLVDSLPDIIDSFLHAFARQGLPAPTYAQVRAFIGHPLDWMYSQFAASEHVPALCAAYREHYPLHFHRNSRPYAGVTEVLRTLRERGYLLAVATTKRPDMARSFVDAMGLGPLLHHVQGTEGFPHKPAPDVLHHALAALGTGGLWMVGDTALDVRAGQAAGLRTYAVTWGTHPEDVLASASPDELQPDLQRLLAHLPPLA